The following are from one region of the Amedibacterium intestinale genome:
- a CDS encoding 6-phospho-beta-glucosidase, producing MALQKDFLWGGATAANQCEGAYLEGGRGLANVDVIPHGELRPQVMRGLYTMDRIDENQYYPALKGIDFYHHYKEDIALFAEMGFKTFRMSIAWSRIFPKGDEEEPNEEGLKFYEDVFKECKKYEIEPLVTITHFDCPMHLINTYGGWKNRKMIDFYKRLVTVLFTRYKDLVKYWITFNEINMILHLPFMGAGLHFEENEDQTQAKYVSAHHELVASAWATKIAHEINPDNMIGCMMAAGNYYPYSCMPEDVWAALGKDRENMMFIDVQARGYYPNYALKFFEREGIHFDISDEDREILKNHTVDFISFSYYSSRCITTQEGVGETIGNAFKGTKNPYLKSSEWGWQIDPLGLRITMNTLYDRYQKPLFIVENGLGANDVLLEEEIDGYRVSDDYRISYLKEHIKAFKAAVEEDGVDLLGFTPWGCIDLVSASTGEMAKRYGFIYVDRHNDGSGTMQRYKKKSFYWYKDVIASNGEKL from the coding sequence ATGGCATTACAAAAAGACTTTTTATGGGGAGGTGCTACTGCTGCCAATCAGTGTGAGGGAGCCTACCTTGAAGGCGGCAGAGGCTTAGCTAATGTGGATGTAATTCCTCATGGAGAATTACGTCCGCAAGTAATGCGAGGTTTATATACAATGGATCGTATAGATGAAAATCAGTATTATCCAGCATTAAAAGGAATTGATTTTTATCATCACTATAAAGAAGATATTGCTTTATTTGCAGAAATGGGATTTAAGACATTCCGTATGTCAATTGCATGGAGCAGAATATTTCCTAAAGGTGATGAAGAAGAACCTAATGAAGAGGGTTTGAAATTTTATGAAGATGTGTTTAAAGAGTGTAAAAAGTATGAAATTGAACCATTAGTTACGATTACACATTTTGACTGTCCAATGCATCTGATTAATACTTACGGCGGATGGAAAAATCGTAAAATGATCGATTTTTATAAGCGCCTGGTAACAGTATTATTTACTCGTTATAAGGATTTGGTTAAATATTGGATTACATTTAATGAAATCAATATGATTTTACATTTACCTTTTATGGGGGCAGGACTACATTTTGAAGAAAATGAAGATCAGACACAAGCAAAATATGTAAGTGCTCATCATGAATTAGTCGCAAGTGCTTGGGCTACAAAAATTGCACACGAAATAAATCCAGACAATATGATTGGATGCATGATGGCAGCTGGGAATTATTATCCATATTCCTGTATGCCGGAAGATGTTTGGGCTGCTTTAGGAAAAGACAGAGAAAACATGATGTTTATTGATGTACAGGCTCGTGGATATTATCCAAACTATGCTTTAAAATTTTTTGAACGTGAAGGCATTCATTTTGATATAAGTGATGAAGATCGTGAAATCTTAAAAAATCATACTGTAGATTTTATTAGTTTTAGCTATTATTCTTCACGTTGTATTACAACACAAGAAGGTGTTGGAGAGACTATTGGGAATGCATTTAAAGGTACAAAGAATCCTTATTTGAAATCAAGTGAATGGGGTTGGCAGATTGATCCATTAGGACTTCGTATAACAATGAATACATTATACGATCGTTATCAAAAACCATTGTTTATCGTAGAGAATGGTTTAGGAGCAAATGATGTGCTTTTAGAGGAAGAAATTGATGGTTACAGAGTGTCTGATGATTATCGTATCTCTTATTTAAAAGAGCATATTAAAGCATTTAAGGCAGCAGTTGAGGAAGATGGAGTGGATTTATTAGGTTTTACTCCGTGGGGGTGTATTGATTTAGTAAGTGCATCCACAGGAGAAATGGCAAAACGCTATGGATTTATTTATGTAGATCGTCATAATGATGGCAGTGGGACTATGCAACGTTATAAGAAAAAAAGCTTCTATTGGTATAAAGATGTAATTGCCTCTAATGGAGAAAAGCTATAA
- a CDS encoding beta-glucoside-specific PTS transporter subunit IIABC translates to MNYQELADKILNLVGGSNNVTGLTHCATRLRFNLKDEGIAQTEQLKKTPGVLGVAINGGQYQVIIGNDVNHVYKPIMEKCTGLESSKPAQEEKKSLAARFIDTITGIFTPVLPAITAAGMLKAVLSLLVAFHVVETTDQSYQIINFMGDAAFYFLPFLLANSAAKKFGCNAYLAMMLAGIMLHPNFLTMVSTASETGEGISLFFLPIYQASYSSSVIPIILSVWFMSYVEPIADRISPKAIKFFTKPLITILVAGIVTLVVLGPIGYIVAGWISTAVTTLNTYCSWLVPMLLGGLFPLLVMTGTHYGIIPIGINNRMTTGFDTIVYPANLASNIAQGAASFGVAFKTKSQEVRQIASSAAITAVCGITEPALFGVNMRYRTPLISACIGGAAGGLFMGLFVVKNYGGGSPGLLTLPGYLGGDGFHDLIFACIGALIAFVISFIVSFILYRDEKVSETTEENVTEPVETNEVVKGTALDICAPVEGEIKPLSAVNDPTFAQEIMGKGVAIYPSNGTFVSPVKGTIQMIFDTKHAIGIKSEEGVEILIHVGLDTVNLKGEHFETLVNVHDKVEIGTPLLKVDLEAIQKAGYDIITPMIITNTIEYNDIISLTEGNTHPKETVIKVVK, encoded by the coding sequence ATGAATTATCAGGAATTAGCCGATAAAATATTGAATCTAGTCGGCGGATCTAACAATGTTACAGGTCTTACACATTGTGCTACAAGACTTCGCTTTAACTTAAAGGATGAAGGAATTGCACAGACAGAACAATTAAAAAAAACACCTGGAGTATTAGGTGTTGCGATTAATGGAGGACAGTATCAGGTCATCATAGGAAATGATGTAAATCATGTTTATAAGCCTATTATGGAAAAATGTACAGGACTAGAGTCTTCTAAACCAGCACAAGAAGAAAAGAAAAGCTTAGCTGCTAGATTTATTGATACTATTACAGGTATTTTTACACCAGTACTACCTGCAATTACTGCCGCAGGTATGTTAAAAGCAGTTCTATCTTTATTAGTTGCTTTCCATGTAGTAGAAACAACAGACCAGAGTTATCAGATTATTAACTTTATGGGCGATGCAGCATTCTATTTCTTACCATTCTTATTAGCAAATTCTGCCGCAAAGAAATTTGGGTGTAATGCATATCTTGCGATGATGCTTGCAGGTATTATGTTACATCCTAACTTTTTGACAATGGTATCAACTGCATCTGAAACAGGAGAAGGAATTTCTTTATTCTTCTTGCCAATTTATCAGGCTTCTTACTCTTCTTCTGTTATTCCAATTATACTATCTGTTTGGTTCATGTCTTATGTTGAACCGATAGCAGATCGTATTTCCCCAAAAGCAATTAAATTCTTTACAAAACCATTAATAACAATATTAGTTGCGGGAATTGTTACATTGGTGGTATTAGGACCCATTGGATATATTGTCGCTGGATGGATTTCTACAGCAGTTACTACATTAAATACATATTGCAGCTGGCTAGTTCCAATGCTTTTAGGTGGTCTATTCCCATTATTGGTTATGACAGGAACACATTATGGAATTATTCCGATTGGAATCAACAATCGTATGACAACAGGTTTTGATACTATTGTATATCCAGCAAACTTAGCAAGTAATATTGCCCAAGGTGCCGCTAGTTTTGGTGTTGCCTTTAAAACTAAATCACAAGAAGTTCGTCAAATTGCTTCCTCTGCTGCAATAACAGCAGTATGTGGAATTACAGAACCAGCACTATTTGGAGTAAATATGCGTTATAGAACACCTTTGATTTCTGCATGTATTGGTGGTGCAGCTGGTGGATTGTTTATGGGGTTATTTGTTGTCAAAAATTATGGAGGAGGTTCTCCAGGGTTACTGACATTACCTGGATATTTAGGTGGAGATGGTTTCCATGATCTAATCTTTGCGTGTATTGGTGCTTTGATTGCGTTTGTGATTTCATTTATCGTATCTTTTATTCTATATAGAGATGAAAAAGTGAGTGAAACGACAGAAGAAAATGTAACAGAACCAGTAGAAACAAACGAAGTGGTAAAAGGGACTGCATTAGACATCTGTGCTCCTGTTGAAGGAGAAATAAAACCCTTATCAGCAGTAAACGACCCTACATTTGCACAGGAAATTATGGGTAAAGGGGTTGCGATTTATCCAAGTAATGGAACCTTTGTTTCTCCTGTAAAGGGTACTATACAAATGATTTTTGATACGAAACACGCCATAGGAATCAAATCTGAAGAAGGTGTAGAAATCCTGATTCACGTAGGCTTGGATACGGTAAATTTAAAAGGAGAACATTTTGAAACTTTAGTTAATGTACATGACAAAGTAGAAATAGGTACGCCGTTATTAAAGGTAGATCTTGAGGCTATACAAAAAGCAGGTTATGATATTATTACACCGATGATCATTACAAATACAATAGAGTATAATGATATTATTTCATTAACAGAAGGAAATACACATCCTAAAGAAACTGTAATTAAAGTAGTTAAATAA
- the licT gene encoding BglG family transcription antiterminator LicT translates to MIVEKVINNNLVRSRNNKQQEILVMGCGLGFKKQVGDLIDEFKIEKVYTMLDDKQNNQFEEILSRVPLSCIQITNKIVDYAKASLGKELSDTIYLTLCDHIAFAIERFKNGINIQNALLSEIKRYYLHEFQIGMEALDIIEAKADIRLPDAEAGFIALHVVNASFDSIGMEQTKEMMKVIQNTLNIVKYHFNIELDENSIHYDRFLTHLKFFVKRVFSNVEIGEKEDKEDNFFLMIKNQYKNEYACVLKVYEYLRKEYHLQMTNDEIMYLMIHIHRITTM, encoded by the coding sequence TTGATCGTAGAGAAAGTAATAAACAATAATCTAGTACGTTCTCGTAATAACAAGCAACAGGAAATTTTAGTTATGGGATGTGGACTTGGCTTTAAAAAACAAGTAGGAGATTTAATTGATGAATTTAAAATAGAAAAAGTTTATACTATGCTAGATGATAAGCAAAATAATCAATTTGAAGAAATACTTTCAAGAGTTCCGCTTTCTTGCATTCAGATTACAAATAAGATTGTTGATTATGCAAAAGCTTCATTAGGGAAAGAATTAAGTGATACCATTTATTTAACCTTATGTGATCATATTGCTTTCGCAATTGAGCGATTTAAGAATGGTATCAATATTCAAAATGCTCTTTTATCTGAAATTAAACGTTATTATCTGCATGAATTTCAAATTGGTATGGAAGCTTTAGATATTATTGAGGCAAAGGCTGATATCCGTTTACCAGATGCAGAAGCTGGTTTTATTGCTTTGCATGTTGTGAATGCTTCTTTTGATTCAATAGGTATGGAACAGACAAAAGAGATGATGAAAGTAATACAAAATACATTGAATATTGTAAAATATCATTTCAACATTGAATTAGATGAGAATTCTATTCATTATGATCGATTTTTAACGCATTTAAAATTCTTTGTGAAGCGTGTTTTTTCAAATGTTGAAATAGGAGAAAAAGAAGATAAAGAAGATAATTTCTTCCTAATGATTAAAAATCAATATAAAAATGAATATGCCTGTGTTTTAAAAGTTTACGAGTATCTTAGAAAAGAATATCATCTGCAAATGACAAATGACGAAATCATGTATTTAATGATTCACATTCATCGCATCACTACTATGTAA
- a CDS encoding transketolase family protein, which yields MAKVATREAYGKTLAKLAQENKNIIVLDADLSGSTKTKDVKNVAPEQHYNMGIAESNMMGVAAGLAASGNTVFASSFAMFATGRAFEQIRNSIGYPHLNVKVCASHAGITVGEDGASHQTIEDISLMRGIPGMVVVCPADSVEAAEATKAVAAIDGPCYLRLGRSAVETIYDENTIHFEIGKGNVLHEGKDVAIIACGIMVEAALKACEELKTKGYNPTVVDMHTIKPIDKDLLVKLAETHDLFVTCEEHSVIGGLGSAVAETLSQYAPRKVRMVGMKDVFGESGTPAELLEKYGLTAKDIVNAVEEK from the coding sequence ATGGCAAAAGTGGCAACTCGTGAAGCGTATGGAAAAACGCTTGCTAAACTGGCACAGGAAAATAAAAATATTATCGTACTGGATGCCGATCTTTCCGGTTCTACAAAAACAAAAGATGTAAAAAACGTTGCACCTGAACAACATTACAATATGGGGATTGCCGAAAGCAATATGATGGGAGTTGCAGCTGGTCTTGCTGCTAGCGGTAATACTGTGTTTGCATCAAGTTTTGCTATGTTTGCAACAGGAAGAGCATTTGAACAGATTCGAAACAGCATCGGATATCCACATTTGAATGTAAAAGTTTGTGCATCTCATGCTGGTATTACGGTTGGGGAAGATGGTGCAAGCCATCAGACAATTGAAGATATTTCTTTAATGCGCGGAATTCCTGGTATGGTTGTTGTATGTCCAGCAGATAGTGTAGAAGCTGCAGAAGCAACAAAAGCTGTAGCAGCAATTGATGGACCATGTTATTTGCGTTTAGGAAGAAGTGCTGTGGAAACAATTTATGATGAAAATACAATTCATTTTGAAATTGGAAAAGGAAATGTATTGCACGAAGGAAAAGATGTTGCAATCATTGCCTGTGGTATCATGGTAGAAGCAGCTTTAAAAGCTTGTGAAGAGCTAAAAACAAAAGGGTACAATCCTACAGTAGTTGATATGCATACTATTAAGCCAATTGATAAAGACTTGCTTGTTAAGTTAGCAGAAACACATGATTTGTTTGTTACATGTGAAGAACACAGTGTTATTGGTGGACTTGGAAGTGCAGTTGCGGAAACATTAAGTCAGTATGCACCTAGAAAAGTGCGTATGGTAGGAATGAAAGATGTTTTTGGAGAAAGTGGAACACCAGCTGAATTACTAGAAAAATATGGTTTGACTGCAAAAGATATCGTGAATGCAGTTGAAGAAAAATAA
- a CDS encoding transketolase, whose product MSELDILKGHAVNIRKNIVRMVTEAKSGHPGGSLSSVEIGVALYFTQMDINEENISSLNRDRFVLSKGHASPLLYSLLAEKGFLNEEELLTFRKIGTRLQGHPSMDKLPGVDMSTGSLGQGISAAVGMALSNKYHNLPYRIYTLLGDGECQEGEVWEAAMSASHYGLDNLLAFVDMNGLQIDGKVSEVMNPFPLDEKFKAFGWNVIVLGDGNDLEAVIKACEEAKTVKGKPSVVIAKTVKGKGVSFMENQSGWHGVAPNKEQCEQALCELEGGNK is encoded by the coding sequence ATGTCAGAATTAGATATCTTAAAAGGGCATGCTGTAAATATTCGCAAGAATATTGTGAGAATGGTAACAGAAGCAAAATCTGGTCATCCAGGAGGTAGTTTATCTTCAGTTGAAATCGGAGTTGCTTTGTATTTTACACAAATGGATATCAATGAGGAAAATATTTCAAGTCTTAACAGAGATCGTTTTGTATTGTCGAAAGGACATGCATCTCCATTGTTATATTCATTACTTGCAGAAAAAGGATTTTTAAATGAAGAAGAATTATTAACTTTCCGTAAGATTGGAACACGTCTTCAAGGACATCCTAGTATGGACAAATTGCCTGGAGTAGATATGTCAACGGGTTCATTGGGACAGGGAATCTCTGCAGCCGTTGGTATGGCATTATCAAATAAATATCACAATCTGCCTTATCGTATTTATACTTTATTAGGTGATGGAGAATGCCAGGAAGGGGAAGTGTGGGAAGCGGCTATGTCTGCCTCTCATTACGGATTAGACAATCTTTTGGCCTTTGTTGATATGAACGGATTACAGATTGATGGTAAAGTAAGCGAAGTTATGAATCCATTTCCACTTGATGAAAAGTTTAAGGCATTTGGATGGAATGTTATCGTTTTGGGAGATGGCAATGATTTAGAAGCAGTTATCAAAGCTTGTGAAGAAGCAAAAACCGTGAAAGGAAAGCCTAGTGTTGTAATTGCGAAGACAGTTAAAGGAAAAGGAGTATCTTTCATGGAAAATCAGTCTGGATGGCATGGTGTTGCGCCAAATAAAGAACAGTGTGAACAGGCGCTTTGTGAACTTGAAGGAGGAAATAAATAA
- a CDS encoding Tex family protein, translated as MIEMIANELKLHSWQVEHTLSLLEEGNTVPFIARYRKEMTGGLDEEQIRKIEELKENTLRLEKRREDVLRLLKEQGVLDEGLNKAILACEKISQIDDLYRPYQQKKKTRAMLAKEAGLEPLAEWIRKFYRDADIQKEAQKYVKGAISSIDEAIQGAKDILAQWIAEDVEIRAKVKDNIVNFGRLETKKKKDAEDEKKVYQMYYEFSERVNRLAPHRIMAIDRGEKENIISVSFSYNKEYLSGWVARYLMRNRKSPLEALVQEAIEDGLKRLVYTAIEREVRRDLSAVAQEKSIQVFSMNLEHLLLQPPLKNKVILGFDPAYRTGCKLAVIDTTGKLLKVDVIYPHVPHKKVKEASEKLLSLIENYHVEVIAIGNGTASRESESFVADFVHKHDLNVSYTIVSEAGASVYSASKAAKEEFADLPVEHRSAVSIARRLQDPLSELIKIDPQSIGVGQYQHDVAGAQLKERLDFVVEKAVNRVGVNVNTASVELLKHVAGLKESSAKSIVFYRQEHGELKNRKELKDISKIGAKTFEQAAGFLRIEDGEELLDRTAIHPESYKLARELFSYVGLKESQIGSEEMKETLRCVDKEKLCEDLSCDMYTLDDILEVFQHPFRDYRERFTPVLLRKDVVELEDLKIGDRLEGVVRNVVDFGAFVDIGLHEDGLVHISQMSENRIGHPEEVVSVGDIVKVKVIGIDMEKQKVQLSFKGG; from the coding sequence ATGATAGAGATGATAGCAAACGAATTAAAGTTACATTCATGGCAGGTAGAGCATACCTTATCTTTGTTAGAGGAAGGAAATACAGTGCCTTTTATAGCTAGATACCGAAAAGAAATGACGGGTGGTCTAGATGAAGAGCAAATTCGAAAAATTGAAGAATTAAAAGAAAATACGCTTCGCTTAGAAAAAAGAAGAGAAGATGTTCTTCGTTTATTAAAAGAACAAGGAGTTTTAGATGAAGGATTAAATAAAGCAATTCTTGCATGTGAGAAAATCTCTCAAATTGATGACTTATACCGTCCTTATCAACAAAAGAAAAAAACGCGTGCGATGCTGGCAAAAGAAGCGGGTCTAGAGCCTTTGGCAGAATGGATCAGAAAGTTTTATAGAGATGCAGATATTCAAAAAGAAGCACAAAAATATGTAAAAGGGGCGATTTCTTCCATTGATGAAGCGATTCAGGGAGCGAAGGATATCTTGGCACAGTGGATAGCAGAAGATGTGGAAATTCGCGCAAAGGTAAAAGATAATATTGTCAATTTTGGGCGTTTAGAAACAAAGAAGAAAAAAGATGCAGAGGATGAAAAGAAAGTATATCAGATGTATTATGAGTTCAGTGAACGAGTCAATCGATTAGCTCCTCATCGTATTATGGCGATTGATCGTGGAGAGAAAGAAAATATAATAAGTGTATCTTTTTCTTATAATAAAGAATATCTGAGTGGATGGGTAGCACGTTATCTTATGAGAAATCGAAAAAGTCCATTAGAAGCGTTGGTACAGGAAGCGATTGAAGATGGACTTAAGCGTTTGGTTTATACGGCTATTGAAAGAGAAGTAAGAAGAGATTTAAGTGCTGTGGCACAAGAAAAATCCATTCAAGTGTTTTCTATGAATCTAGAGCATTTGTTATTACAGCCACCTTTGAAGAATAAGGTAATATTAGGATTTGATCCTGCATATCGTACAGGATGTAAACTGGCAGTTATTGATACGACAGGAAAATTATTAAAAGTAGATGTGATTTATCCACATGTTCCCCATAAGAAAGTAAAAGAAGCTAGTGAAAAACTGCTGTCATTAATTGAGAATTATCATGTAGAAGTAATTGCGATAGGAAATGGAACGGCAAGTAGAGAAAGTGAAAGCTTTGTAGCAGATTTCGTTCATAAACATGATTTAAATGTTTCTTATACGATTGTGTCAGAAGCAGGTGCCTCAGTATATTCGGCAAGTAAAGCTGCCAAGGAAGAATTTGCAGATCTTCCAGTAGAACATCGTTCTGCTGTATCTATCGCAAGACGTTTACAAGATCCATTAAGTGAATTGATAAAAATTGATCCGCAATCCATTGGGGTAGGACAGTATCAGCATGATGTTGCAGGTGCACAGTTAAAAGAACGATTAGACTTTGTAGTGGAAAAAGCAGTCAACCGTGTAGGTGTAAATGTTAATACAGCAAGTGTAGAGCTTTTGAAACATGTTGCCGGACTAAAAGAATCAAGCGCAAAAAGTATAGTTTTCTATCGTCAGGAACATGGTGAATTGAAAAATCGTAAGGAACTAAAAGATATTTCAAAAATTGGAGCGAAAACATTTGAACAGGCTGCAGGTTTTTTACGTATTGAAGATGGAGAAGAACTTTTGGATCGTACGGCTATTCATCCAGAAAGTTATAAGCTTGCTAGAGAGTTATTTTCTTATGTAGGACTTAAGGAAAGTCAAATTGGTAGTGAAGAAATGAAAGAAACGCTTCGCTGTGTTGATAAGGAAAAACTATGTGAAGATTTATCTTGTGATATGTATACATTGGACGATATTTTGGAAGTTTTCCAACATCCTTTCCGTGATTATCGTGAACGATTTACTCCTGTTTTATTAAGGAAAGATGTTGTAGAATTGGAAGACTTAAAAATTGGAGATCGTTTAGAAGGTGTTGTAAGAAACGTTGTTGATTTTGGAGCATTTGTTGATATTGGTCTTCATGAAGATGGATTGGTACATATTTCACAAATGAGTGAAAACAGGATTGGACATCCGGAAGAGGTTGTTTCTGTGGGGGATATTGTCAAAGTAAAAGTTATTGGGATTGATATGGAAAAACAGAAAGTGCAGCTTAGTTTTAAAGGGGGTTGA
- a CDS encoding pentapeptide repeat-containing protein, giving the protein MKEKIETPRMLKELVPLFDFHKEVCEESYLQGYSICDLLIEEEELPYLHLDSCYFKNCVFENCTCENIDMVDLIFENCEISNLHFLDGAVHRIQFKNCRCMGIEFSNCTLQNVMFINCNARYSNFSGSKLKQVYFKECELSSSSFVQCSFSKICFENCKLNESEFFNTSLHSVDFSTSSIDGIAVSQNMLEGAIVNSTQALELAKLLGLIIKEDI; this is encoded by the coding sequence ATGAAAGAAAAAATAGAAACTCCAAGAATGTTAAAAGAACTCGTTCCTCTTTTCGATTTTCATAAAGAAGTTTGTGAAGAATCTTATCTGCAGGGTTATTCTATCTGTGATTTGCTTATTGAGGAAGAAGAACTTCCCTATCTCCACTTAGATAGCTGCTATTTTAAAAATTGTGTATTTGAAAACTGTACATGTGAAAACATTGATATGGTAGATTTAATTTTTGAAAACTGTGAAATCAGTAATTTACATTTTTTAGATGGAGCGGTCCACCGCATCCAATTTAAAAATTGCAGATGTATGGGCATCGAATTTTCTAATTGTACTTTACAAAACGTCATGTTTATAAATTGTAATGCCCGTTATTCAAATTTTAGTGGTTCAAAATTAAAACAAGTGTATTTCAAAGAATGTGAACTTTCTTCTTCCAGTTTTGTACAATGTAGTTTTTCTAAAATATGTTTTGAAAACTGCAAGCTTAATGAAAGTGAATTTTTTAATACAAGTTTACATAGTGTAGATTTTTCTACAAGCAGTATTGATGGAATCGCAGTTAGTCAAAATATGCTGGAAGGTGCTATCGTAAATAGTACGCAAGCCTTAGAACTTGCCAAATTATTAGGACTTATCATCAAAGAAGATATATAA
- the pepT gene encoding peptidase T, whose translation MKVQDRFLKYVAFDTQSDSASTTTPSTLKQLKLAEYLVSEMKELGIQDAHVDEFGIVYGNIPSNVDKECADIGFIAHMDTAEDMSGKNVNPSIIKNYDGSRIVLNKELAISMGVEEFESLRNKIGEDLIVTDGTTLLGADDKAGIAEILTMAEIILKENRPHGNIRIAFTPDEEVGRGPDHFDVEKFHADFAYTVDGGEVDSVDYENFNAADANIQIQGLSIHPGSAKGKMINALHVAMEFHSMLPVNQNPAYTEGYEGFNHLCDLHGECEHAVMSYIIRNHDEQLFEKQKEDFRRIADYLNQKYPKDTIRLEIKDSYANMRSIIEKDMRVVDLVKKSMKDIGIHPSSHAIRGGTDGARLTYQGLPCPNLGTGGYNFHGKYEYASIQEMEKSVELLLKIVENNLS comes from the coding sequence ATGAAAGTACAAGATCGTTTTTTAAAATATGTTGCTTTTGATACGCAGTCTGATAGTGCATCAACGACAACACCAAGTACATTAAAACAGTTGAAACTGGCTGAATATTTAGTTTCTGAGATGAAAGAATTAGGAATACAAGATGCACATGTCGATGAATTTGGTATCGTATATGGAAATATTCCATCTAATGTAGATAAAGAATGTGCAGATATTGGATTTATAGCTCATATGGATACAGCAGAAGATATGAGTGGAAAAAATGTAAATCCATCTATCATAAAGAACTATGATGGTTCTCGTATCGTTTTAAATAAAGAACTTGCTATTTCTATGGGTGTAGAAGAATTTGAAAGTTTAAGAAATAAAATTGGAGAAGATTTAATTGTAACCGATGGAACAACGTTATTAGGTGCAGATGATAAAGCTGGAATTGCAGAAATTTTGACGATGGCAGAAATTATTCTAAAAGAAAATCGTCCACATGGTAATATACGTATTGCATTTACACCGGATGAAGAGGTGGGACGAGGACCGGATCATTTTGATGTGGAAAAATTTCATGCAGATTTTGCCTATACCGTTGATGGTGGTGAAGTAGACAGTGTAGATTATGAAAACTTTAATGCTGCAGATGCAAATATTCAAATTCAAGGCTTAAGCATTCATCCAGGAAGTGCAAAAGGAAAAATGATCAATGCTTTGCATGTCGCAATGGAATTTCATTCTATGCTTCCAGTAAATCAAAATCCAGCTTATACAGAAGGTTATGAAGGATTTAATCATCTTTGTGATTTACATGGAGAATGTGAGCATGCAGTAATGTCTTATATTATTCGAAATCATGATGAACAATTATTTGAAAAACAGAAAGAAGATTTTAGAAGAATTGCAGATTATTTAAATCAGAAGTATCCAAAAGATACGATTCGCTTAGAAATTAAAGACAGTTATGCAAATATGCGTTCTATTATTGAAAAAGATATGCGTGTAGTTGATTTGGTTAAAAAATCAATGAAAGATATAGGAATTCATCCATCTTCTCATGCGATACGCGGAGGAACCGATGGAGCACGTTTAACTTATCAAGGCCTTCCTTGTCCAAATTTAGGTACAGGAGGGTATAATTTCCATGGAAAATATGAATATGCTTCTATTCAGGAAATGGAAAAAAGTGTAGAACTGCTTTTAAAAATAGTAGAAAATAACCTATCATAA
- a CDS encoding DUF2383 domain-containing protein: MNSKKVNKALNQLLKGTHMGTSLFKFLQKKLKTKRLRKLWKEMINTLSDHEKILTKLIETYGGEPVDTAGIMGTMTDVLYKMRYIFLSDEKDILELSITSMEQGRKALSAFVLRKKFPNKDIDKIVRTMKKDYEEILYELKRFQLEAQYV; this comes from the coding sequence ATGAATTCAAAAAAAGTAAATAAAGCATTAAATCAGCTTTTAAAAGGTACCCATATGGGAACTTCGCTGTTTAAATTTTTACAAAAAAAGTTGAAAACAAAAAGGTTAAGAAAATTATGGAAAGAAATGATAAATACCTTATCTGATCATGAGAAAATATTGACCAAACTAATTGAAACATATGGAGGGGAACCTGTAGATACTGCTGGCATTATGGGTACTATGACAGATGTTTTATATAAAATGCGTTATATTTTTCTTTCTGATGAAAAGGATATTTTAGAGCTTTCAATTACAAGTATGGAACAAGGAAGAAAAGCCTTAAGTGCATTTGTTTTACGTAAAAAGTTTCCAAATAAAGATATAGATAAAATAGTAAGGACAATGAAAAAAGATTATGAAGAAATATTGTATGAATTAAAAAGATTTCAGCTAGAAGCACAATATGTATAG